A genomic segment from Aspergillus puulaauensis MK2 DNA, chromosome 1, nearly complete sequence encodes:
- a CDS encoding cytochrome P450 (COG:Q;~EggNog:ENOG410PVE4;~InterPro:IPR001128,IPR017972,IPR002401,IPR036396;~PFAM:PF00067;~TransMembrane:1 (o6-28i);~go_function: GO:0005506 - iron ion binding [Evidence IEA];~go_function: GO:0016705 - oxidoreductase activity, acting on paired donors, with incorporation or reduction of molecular oxygen [Evidence IEA];~go_function: GO:0020037 - heme binding [Evidence IEA];~go_process: GO:0055114 - oxidation-reduction process [Evidence IEA]) yields MEVPMFVWIAPIVLGILLLYEFVIYPVFLSPLSKLPSAHWTAPISPAWIIWRRYRGQNNRTIHAAHEQLGPIVRLGPSEISINCVEGGIKSVYTGGFDKHDWYPRVFGSFGTVSMFTMTGSKAHSTRKRMLSNIYSKSFLQSSPHLKLISKTIIFERLLPILLGAATSKTDIDVHDLNQGLTMDFVSAYLFGLTNGTNFLQDQEFRRKMLYLYQCRKPFEFYHQEVPGLLAPLKSIGIRLIPKWCDDANEILDSWGLELCDKAEACIDSTELNIEPVVYKHLKQAVSKQTPLKIDNQRLHEEYLEQQRLDIACELYDHLTAGHETSAVVLTYLLWELSQHPDLQKDLCEELRTLSPEISYPPSSAVPELPPSKSIDSLPLLDAILTETLRLHASIPGIQPRVTPFPTCKLVGYDNIPANTRVNAQAYSLHRNAEVFPDPETWEPKRWLKDYNTASDLEERRRWFWAFGSGGRMCVGSNLAVQEMKLVAAAIYANFRTSIVDDDGIEAIDAYTVKPRGEKLVLRFEHL; encoded by the exons ATGGAAGTTCCAATGTTCGTCTGGATAGCACCAATCGTGCTAGGCATACTTCTCCTTTACGAGTTCGTGATATATCCTGTTTTTCTGTCTCCATTGTCAAAGCTTCCAAGTGCACATTGGACGGCTCCAATATCCCCTGCCTGGATTATCTGGAGGCGATATCGAGGCCAGAATAACAGGACCATCCATGCAGCCCATGAACAACTAGGGCCCATAGTGAGGCTTGGCCCATCGGAGATCTCCATAAATTGTGTCGAGGGAGGTATAAAGTCGGTCTATACGGGCGGATTCGACAAGCATGATTGGTATCCGCGCGTCTTCGGCTCTTTTGG GACCGTCAGCATGTTCACCATGACCGGTAGCAAAGCCCATTCTACCCGGAAAAGGATGCTATCCAATATATACAGCAAATCCTTCCTACAATCGTCCCCTCACCTAAAACTTATATCCAAAACGATCATTTTTGAACGTCTCCTGCCTATCCTTCTAGGGGCTGCCACCTCCAAAACGGATATCGATGTCCATGACCTTAACCAGGGATTGACCATGGATTTTGTCTCGGCATACCTCTTTGGGTTAACTAATGGGACTAATTTCCTACAGGACCAGGAATTCAGACGCAAAATGCTGTACCTCTACCAATGCAGAAAACCGTTTGAATTCTATCATCAAGAAGTCCCGGGCCTTTTGGCTCCCCTGAAAAGCATAGGCATCCGTTTGATCCCTAAGTGGTGCGATGACGCGAATGAGATCCTCGATTCCTGGGGCTTGGAGCTTTGCGATAAAGCGGAGGCGTGTATTGATTCAACAGAGCTCAATATCGAGCCTGTTGTATACAAACATCTAAAACAAGCAGTTTCAAAACAGACCCCGCTCAAGATAGACAACCAAAGGTTGCACGAAGAATATCTTGAGCAGCAGAGGCTCGATATTGCCTGTGAGCTATACGACCACCTCACAGCGGGACATGAAACTAGCGCTGTCGTTCTGACCTACCTTCTCTGGGAACTATCTCAACATCCGGACTTACAAAAGGACCTCTGCGAGGAACTTCGTACTCTGAGCCCGGAAATATCCTACccgccatcatcggcggtaCCAGAACTACCGCCATCCAAATCCATAGACTCCTTGCCTCTCCTAGATGCAATACTCACGGAAACATTGCGACTCCACGCTTCGATCCCAGGAATTCAACCACGAGTAACTCCATTCCCCACGTGCAAGCTTGTCGGATATGACAATATCCCCGCGAACACAAGGGTAAACGCACAAGCGTACTCTCTCCATCGCAACGCCGAAGTGTTTCCTGACCCTGAGACATGGGAGCCGAAGCGGTGGCTCAAGGACTACAACACCGCCTCAGATctggaggaaagaaggcgatggtTCTGGGCATTTGGAAGCGGCGGGCGAATGTGTGTGGGGAGTAACCTGGCTGTGCAAG aAATGAAGTTGGTTGCCGCAGCTATATATGCTAATTTCAGAACTTCcattgtcgacgacgacggtaTTGAAGCGATTGACGCTTACACTGTCAAACCGAGGGGAGAAAAATTGGTTCTCAGATTCGAACATTTATAA
- a CDS encoding FAD-binding oxidoreductase (CAZy:AA7;~COG:C;~EggNog:ENOG410PGWT;~InterPro:IPR006094,IPR036318,IPR016166,IPR012951;~PFAM:PF08031,PF01565;~go_function: GO:0016491 - oxidoreductase activity [Evidence IEA];~go_function: GO:0050660 - flavin adenine dinucleotide binding [Evidence IEA];~go_function: GO:0071949 - FAD binding [Evidence IEA];~go_process: GO:0055114 - oxidation-reduction process [Evidence IEA]) has protein sequence MARGPNHPDGCHRPIGRKQVHKKQSTVVLLVPGPFLGGFLLQTVPYTVDSRVRVPPTPGLQSVSIWLSACRRILRMTALTRPLEKVLAIVNQANEASNDASIAVQLKEFAALPSSEKDKVQPLFVARVFPLVFGDNAAVQGSEGYEQQRQVPWSTNCWLEPRVIVAPTTAQQVAAALALCNFFCIKFSIRGGGHLHNPGFNSNNGGIVISLDKFNQVEPSENKTTADIGLGLTWLDVYKALDPHGLAVAGGRVPTVGIPGLILGGGISFQNSRYGVGAMGVANYEVVLADSSIVNANAHENPDLFWALKGGGSNFGIVTKIEMAAIPNKIWAQATVYPPTAYDQLMKALMQYHDTIETDDQATLIWHHTSQAILLVYVYCSPIEKPAAFAQFYDIPSVMDLVPPGLRTIYDLIQALADVNSPEPMMHDFRTMSSRPSLTVYKAIEEARQEQLAALADLEGVVLTNVFQPMSSLAMKRSAESPLGLDPVGQQWFLATGDYKNPNDEPRVREALKKIVDAAEETAKREGTFVRYKYVNYASRDQDALASYGSGNIERLKEVSKKYDPSGVFQGLQAGGWLLSRVGSGST, from the exons ATGGCGAGGGGGCCGAATCATCCTGATGGTTGCCATCGACCCATCGGCCGTAAGCAGGTCCACAAGAAGCAGTCCACAGTGGTTCTACTTGTCCCAGGCCCGTTCCTTGGTGGTTTCTTGTTGCAGACTGTGCCGTATACTGTCGATTCGCGAGTCAGGGTTCCCCCCACCCCAGGACTACAAAGCGTTAGCATT TGGCTGTCCGCGTGCAGAAGAATACTCAGGATGACTGCTCTGACTCGCCCACTCGAGAAGGTGCTTGCAATTGTCAACCAGGCAAACGAAGCGAGCAACGACGCCAGCATTGCAGTACAATTGAAGGAATTTGCAGCTCTTCCCAGCTCCGAGAAAGACAAGGTTCAACCGTTGTTTGTGGCGAGAGTCTTCCCGCTTGTCTTTGGAGACAATGCGGCCGTCCAGGGGTCGGAAGGCTATGAGCAGCAGCGTCAAGTGCCATG GTCCACCAATTGCTGGCTTGAGCCCCGAGTCATTGTGGCTCCCACCACGGCCCAGCAGGTTGCGGCAGCCCTAGCCCTTTGTAACTTCTTTTGTATCAAGTTCTCCATCCGCGGGGGTGGCCACCTGCATAACCCTGGTTTCAACAGTAACAATGGCGGCATAGTCATCTCTCTCGACAAGTTCAACCAGGTCGAACCCTCGGAGAACAAAACCACCGCAGACATCGGCCTTGGTTTAACATGGCTTGACGTATACAAGGCCCTTGACCCTCACGGCCTGGCTGTGGCCGGTGGTCGAGTACCTACTGTCGGCATCCCTGGTCTAATTCTGGGAGGTGGGATCTCCTTCCAGAATAGCCGGTATGGTGTTGGTGCAATGGGCGTCGCCAACTATGAG GTTGTCCTCGCAGATTCcagcatcgtcaacgccAACGCGCACGAAAACCCAGACCTCTTCTGGGCCCTCAAGGGAGGCGGTTCCAATTTTG GAATCGTGACCAAAATTGAAATGGCCGCCATTCCCAACAAAATCTGGGCCCAGGCCACGGTCTACCCACCAACCGCATACGACCAGCTCATGAAAGCCCTCATGCAGTACCATGATACAATTGAAACAGATGACCAAGCAACCCTCATTTGGCACCACACCAGCCAagccatccttctcgtctaTGTCTACTGCTCCCCCATCGAGAAGCCGGCCGCGTTTGCTCAGTTCTACGATATCCCATCCGTGATGGACCTGGTTCCACCGGGCCTCAGAACTATCTACGACCTTATCCAGGCTCTCGCGGACGTCAACTCACCTGAACCTATGAT GCACGACTTCCGCACAATGTCCAGCCGCCCCTCGCTAACCGTCTACAAAGCAATCGAGGAAGCGCGTCAAGAGCAACTTGCTGCCCTAGCCGATCTCGAAGGCGTTGTCCTCACAAACGTCTTCCAGCCCATGTCCTCACTAGCAATGAAGCGGAGTGCTGAGTCACCGCTCGGGCTGGATCCAGTCGGGCAACAAT GGTTCCTCGCAACAGGCGACTACAAAAACCCTAACGACGAGCCCCGCGTCCGAgaagccctgaagaagatcgtGGATGCTGCTGAAGAAACCGCGAAAAGGGAGGGGACGTTCGTGCGGTACAAATACGTGAATTATGCATCGAGGGACCAGGATGCGCTGGCTAGCTATGGGAGCGGAAATATTGAAAGACTGAAGGAGGTTTCGAAGAAGTATGATCCCTCGGGGGTCTTTCAGGGGTTGCAGGCTGGGGGGTGGTTGCTTTCTAGGGTTGGGTCTGGATCGACTTAG
- a CDS encoding mitochondrial 37S ribosomal protein mS37 (COG:J;~EggNog:ENOG410PS65;~InterPro:IPR017264;~go_function: GO:0003735 - structural constituent of ribosome [Evidence IEA];~go_process: GO:0032543 - mitochondrial translation [Evidence IEA]), with protein sequence MPPKNVSTRLNPVRLNSITHLRVRAPVSNELSPCAAVMSAMLSCWASAGPKEGCVALEQQLRECMDSHKPKTTKRNAINYHLMRMYPKVVGPKKKKT encoded by the exons ATGCCGCCGAAAAACGTCTCAACCCGCCTCAACCCGGTCCGTTTAAACTCGATCACACACCTCCGCGTGCGCGCCCCGGTCTCAAATGAACTTAGTCCCTGTGCGGCGGTTATGTCTGCGATGCTGA GTTGCTGGGCATCAGCAGGGCCAAAGGAAGGGTGTGTTGctctggagcagcagctgaGAGAGTGTATGGATTCACAT AAACCCAAAACCACCAAGAGGAACGCTATCAACTACCACCTTATGCGAATGTATCCGAAGGTTGTGgggccgaagaagaagaagacttaA
- a CDS encoding DnaJ family domain-containing protein (COG:S;~EggNog:ENOG410PG9T;~InterPro:IPR018961;~PFAM:PF09350), with translation MATKQPGVFKITKALARSPATQNRRRFSALPRRQNAASKPNEDDKPRETRNEPEEEGAMTRRLSEMTEQAILEGGRSTRKNLSHAGFSEDLKKELEERVAAAAFKSDHAAAHSIANMPESAGQGTRDVAGAAPWTGTESTHDVTLRMLDSSKKPLRTPYKIPQPGPIDTRLAPKPPRHPGLRIAGAKERTATYTLSQSNGITETEREAMRREMRERFTPGARPMPATLQGLASLANERIEDAISRGQFDRIKRGKGVGTEADHNANSPFIDTTEYFMNKIIQKQEIVPPWIEKQQELGREVERFRQRLRVEWRRHAARMIASRGGSLEVQMRRAQAYAAAEARHTSRVNIEKAFLDSDSASTTSTSETSSLDNDSKLPHLSPLRDPQYMANERSFLELSVKTINGNTRSYNLQAPPVAQKPYLNLERELAACYTDVAPTLAEEIKRRATERARPSAPIGAKATSVLDSLGTSHTTRVYEENQSKSYGFKQFWQDMFSKK, from the exons ATGGCTACAAAACAGCCTGGAGTTTTCAAAATCACAAAAGCACTCGCACGGTCTCCAGCAACACAAAACCGGAGGCGCTTCTCGGCCCTCCCTCGGCGGCAAAATGCGGCCTCGAAACCAAACGAAGACGATAAGCCGCGAGAGACGCGGAATGAacccgaggaagaaggtgCCATGACGCGGAGGCTCTCCGAGATGACAGAACAAGCTATACTTGAAGGAGGGCGGTCTACACGCAAGAACCTGTCGCACGCGGGGTTCTCGGAGGATCTCAAGAAGGAACTTGAAGAGAgggttgcggcggcggcgtttAAGAGTGACCATGCGGCGGCGCACTCTATAGCCAACATGCCA GAAAGCGCAGGACAAGGAACCCGGGATGTCGCCGGAGCTGCACCCTGGACTGGAACGGAGAGTACACACGACGTCACGCTGCGCATGCTTGATAGCTCGAAGAAACCGCTCCGTACGCCGTATAAGATCCCCCAACCGGGACCCATTGACACACGGCTCGCCCCTAAACCGCCGCGCCACCCCGGTTTGCGCATCGCCGGCGCGAAAGAACGAACCGCTACCTACACATTGAGTCAAAGTAATGGTATTACGGAGACGGAACGAGAAGCTATGAGAAGGGAGATGCGAGAGCGATTCACGCCGGGTGCTCGGCCGATGCCGGCGACGTTACAAGGGCTAGCGTCTCTGGCGAATGAACGGATCGAGGACGCCATTTCCCGGGGCCAGTTCGATAGAATAAAGCGGGGGAAGGGCGTCGGTACGGAAGCGGACCATAACGCCAATAGCCCGTTTATAGACACGACGGAATACTTCATGAATAAGATCATCCAGAAACAGGAGATTGTCCCTCCCTGGATTGAGAAGCAACAGGAACTCGGGCGGGAAGTCGAGAGGTTCCGGCAACGACTGAGAGTCGAATGGCGACGGCACGCAGCGAGGATGATAGCCAGCCGGGGAGGGTCTCTAGAGGTGCAGATGCGACGAGCTCAAGCATACGCAGCCGCAGAGGCTCGGCATACCAGCCGAGTTAATATCGAGAAAGCGTTCCTCGATTCCGACTCTGCCTCTACGACTTCAACCAGCGAAACCTCTTCTCTGGATAACGACTCTAAACTACCACATCTCTCCCCTCTCCGCGACCCACAATACATGGCAAACGAACGCTCATTCCTCGAGCTATCGGTAAAAACTATTAATGGCAATACACGCTCATACAATCTGCAAGCGCCGCCGGTAGCACAAAAGCCGTATCTCAACCTCGAGCGTGAGCTGGCGGCTTGTTATACCGACGTTGCTCCCACTTTAGCAGAGGAGATCAAGCGGCGTGCTACTGAGAGGGCACGTCCTTCCGCACCTATTGGGGCGAAGGCAACGAGCGTGCTTGACTCACTAGGTACTTCTCATACGACTCGGGTGTACGAAGAAAATCAGTCTAAGAGCTATGGTTTTAAGCAATTTTGGCAAGACATGTTTTCCAAGAAGTGA
- a CDS encoding uncharacterized protein (COG:S;~EggNog:ENOG410PX69;~TransMembrane:7 (o22-45i57-82o102-127i134-156o179-201i217-237o257-276i)) encodes MGAAMMERDADGGSGGTAQMTIVVRAIVLVLAILTTLICALRLYLRKFVLCSFGLDDWMVVFALVAVNAFSAMAFTITYFGLGADTVDVSPEDLVVWFKIQFGTECCYLIVGALVKFSITIFILRLFPNKSIRIAGISIMAFIAVFTIAMTFALAFQCQPVNAGYDKSITDAKCWTPHIHYAVLMTQGVIMFLLDVLILSLPIRPVWKLQMPVKKRLMILGLFAIGFLACIAALVRFSTLSYTQDSTNFTKSASSSLIWMVVEFNLGLMSGSLSSLRKLFKSGPLHISSSPYPYNGTGTGTGASSTRDPSRSAAATDLKRFSSRQPWKGIRKDTEITRVFETNTSQERITPIYGQGELMTTSNAYAEAERERKKERERERETENRKRGKGYEEFDMELS; translated from the exons ATGGGAGCCGCGATGATGGAGCGAGATGCAGATGGCGGCAGTGGAGGCACTGCCCAGATGACCATAGTCGTGCGTGCCATCGTCTTGGTGCTGGCCATCTTGACGACGCTCATCTGCGCCCTTCGT TTATATCTTCGAAAATTTGTTCTGTGCAGCTTTGGGCTGGATGACTGGATGGTAGTATTTGCCCTG GTTGCCGTAAATGCTTTCTCTGCTATGGCATTCACGATAACTTACTTCGGTCTTGGAGCCGACACAGTCGATGTATCCCCAGAAGATCTTGTAGTGTGGTTCAAGATTCAATTTGGCACAGAATGTTGCTACCTCATCGTCGGGGCGCTTGTGAAATTTAGCATTACTATTTTCATCCTGCGTCTCTTCCCTAACAAGTCTATCCGCATTGCCGGGATATCAATCATGGCCTTCATCGCAGTGTTTACAATCGCCATGACCTTTGCATTGGCTTTTCAATGCCAACCAGTCAACGCTGGATATGACAAGAGCATCACAGATGCCAAATGCTGGACACCGCATATACACTACGCCGTTCTCATGACACAGGGAGTCATCATGTTCCTCCTGGATGTGTTAATCCTTTCCCTGCCTATTCGTCCTGTCTGGAAACTCCAGATGCCAGTGAAAAAACGCCTTATGATTCTCGGCTTGTTTGCTATTG GATTCCTTGCATGCATAGCAGCCCTCGTCCGCTTCAGCACTCTCTCCTACACCCAAGACTCAACAAACTTCACCA AATCGGCCTCATCGTCCCTAATCTGGATGGTCGTCGAATTCAACCTGGGCCTAATGTCCGGCTCGCTCTCGTCGCTCCGCAAACTGTTCAAGTCCGGCCCGCTACACATAAGCTCCTCCCCGTATCCCTACAACGGCACAGGAACAGGCACAGGTGCCTCATCTACACGAGACCCCTCGCGATCCGCTGCAGCGACGGATCTGAAGAGATTCTCCTCGCGACAGCCCTGGAAGGGCATTCGGAAGGATACGGAGATCACGCGTGTTTTTGAGACGAATACTAGCCAGGAAAGGATTACGCCGATTTATGGGCAGGGGGAGCTTATGACTACGAGTAATGCTTATGCGGAGgcagagagggagaggaagaaggaacgGGAACGGGAACGGGAGACGGAGAAtaggaagagggggaaaggGTATGAGGAGTTTGATATGGAGTTGTCCTAA
- a CDS encoding uncharacterized protein (COG:S;~EggNog:ENOG410PY90;~TransMembrane:3 (o121-138i174-193o205-227i)) has translation MGQKLSAVHGVKSNDFTQPDNAVNEIWVGDTEVISRLPFGDNDMEQAGWPKNGMPKIPWHNFIIPMKRDSIPPLRYNYSFHLGSMYEVPADQMVCCNRDGCISNQGITRTVITQDLIAQHPLQPLFALAMTLSVLCLIKSTRTLKYAAAPRFDENKAHTNQGVKHGELVLMSVIIRYLAANCLMCYTAFLWMGVARAYKINSWDWVLLALVLVLALYYQLIAGAWALRTLVIDLYKVLYKARLSEESLHKTADDKSRFPQNELRATV, from the coding sequence ATGGGCCAGAAACTATCTGCCGTCCACGGTGTCAAGTCCAACGACTTCACACAGCCAGACAACGCCGTCAACGAAATCTGGGTTGGAGATACTGAAGTCATCTCTCGTCTTCCGTTTGGCGACAACGACATGGAACAGGCCGGCTGGCCGAAGAACGGTATGCCAAAGATACCGTGGCATAACTTCATCATTCCCATGAAACGCGATAGCATCCCTCCTCTCAGATACAACTATTCCTTTCACTTGGGCAGCATGTACGAGGTGCCGGCAGACCAGATGGTCTGTTGCAACCGAGACGGGTGCATCTCTAATCAGGGGATCACTCGCACCGTTATTACGCAAGACCTCATTGCTCAACATCCTTTACAACCCCTGTTCGCCCTTGCCATGACCTTGAGCGTTTTGTGTCTAATAAAGTCGACGAGAACACTTAAGTATGCGGCTGCACCAAGATTCGACGAGAATAAGGCACACACAAATCAAGGCGTGAAACATGGGGAACTTGTTCTTATGTCTGTTATAATACGTTACCTTGCCGCCAACTGCCTGATGTGTTATACAGCATTCCTTTGGATGGGCGTTGCCCGGGCCTACAAAATCAACAGCTGGGACTGGGTGCTACTAGCGTTGGTGTTGGTTTTGGCTCTGTACTATCAATTAATAGCCGGTGCATGGGCTCTTCGTACACTCGTGATTGATCTGTACAAAGTCTTGTATAAAGCCAGGCTGAGTGAAGAAAGTCTTCACAAAACCGCTGATGACAAGTCACGGTTCCCACAAAACGAACTTCGCGCCACTGTATAA
- a CDS encoding uncharacterized protein (COG:D,Z;~EggNog:ENOG410Q2XJ;~InterPro:IPR009091,IPR000408;~PFAM:PF13540,PF00415) has protein sequence MAPTRKSSGARAPSSRNLKRSAPYAAPQENRATIEKKRKTAAKNTSTGKEQKRQKKTETSPVRIINTAPTQRLDVYVFGTNCDGELGLGDATKKTEIPRPVLNPKLPAETVGVVTLAVGGVHSAALTHDNKILTWGVNDEGALGRDTQQDEEEIKLRDQEDSPDSDEEEELVNLNLKEATPSPVDPSCFPRDTVFTQVAATDSATFALTTTGLVFGWGTFKGNSGEIGFSPNSKKQQRVPVLIPGLSNVTKLAAGSQHMLALTSKGAVLSWGCDEQHQLGRRRAHHNAPHPLVPGESALPSGMTNIGAGEYHSFAIHKSGAVYGWGSNNFGQTAIFTSAGQSDAVVVYPTKVKSLKQRPKIISINGGKDHSLAINEEGKCLSWGRIENKALGHDLSNLPPSDVIFDERDRPRILKVPTVISSISDKTVESLGLGTDHSFVITKDGEAYSWGFNVQKQAGQPGDTDEVVLPTLLSNKHVDGKKLVLASAGGQFSMVAGVHDAKVNGVKE, from the exons ATGGCACCAACACGCAAATCGTCGGGGGCGCGGGCGCCCTCGAGCCGCAACCTGAAACGGAGCGCGCCATATGCTGCTCCCCAGGAAAACCGTGCAACCATcgagaagaaaaggaagacTGCTGCAAAAAACACAAGCACCGGGAAAGAGCAGAAACGGCAGAAAA aaacagaaacctCACCGGTTCGAATCATCAACACCGCGCCGACCCAGCGACTCGACGTGTATGTGTTCGGCACAAACTGCGACGGCGAGTTAGGGCTAGGCGATGCGACCAAAAAGACCGAGATCCCACGTCCAGTCCTTAACCCCAAACTCCCGGCAGAGACAGTGGGAGTAGTAACGCTTGCTGTTGGCGGCGTTCACTCGGCTGCGCTTACGCATGATAACAAAATCTTAACGTGGGGCGTTAACGACGAGGGCGCTCTCGGGAGAGACACACagcaggatgaagaggaaatcAAATTACGCGATCAGGAAGACAGCCCTGAtagtgacgaggaggaggaattggtCAATCTGAACTTGAAAGAGGCCACTCCATCGCCTGTAGATCCGTCTTGTTTCCCGCGCGACACCGTCTTTACACAGGTGGCAGCTACCGACAGCGCAACATTCGCCCTCACTACCACTGGCTTGGTGTTTGGCTGGGGTACCTTCAAA GGAAACAGTGGGGAGATCGGATTCTCACCCAACTCCAAAAAGCAACAGAGGGTGCCGGTACTAATTCCTGGCCTAAGTAATGTTACAAAGCTTGCGGCTGGCTCTCAACACATGCTGGCTTTAACGTCAAAGGGTGCTGTTCTGTCCTGGGGCTGCGATGAACAGCATCAGCTCGGGCGACGACGCGCACACCACAATGCACCTCACCCGCTTGTTCCAGGAGAATCTGCCCTGCCCTCTGGTATGACAAACATCGGTGCTGGAGAGTATCATTCATTCGCAATTCACAAGAGCGGCGCTGTATACGGCTGGGGCTCAAACAACTTCGGCCAGACCGCCATCTTCACTAGTGCTGGCCAAAGTGACGCGGTTGTGGTATATCCCACCAAGGTCAAGTCGCTCAAACAAAGGCCCAAAATAATATCCATAAACGGTGGCAAAGACCACAGTCTTGCTATTAACGAAGAAGGAAAGTGTCTTTCATGGGGCCGAATTGAGAACAAGGCTCTGGGGCATGACTTGAGCAACCTCCCTCCTTCCGATGTTATCTTTGACGAGCGTGATCGCCCTAGGATTTTAAAGGTCCCTACCGTCATCAGCAGTATCAGCGACAAGACTGTTGAATCATTGGGCCTAGGAACAGATCATTCCTTTGTCATTACAAAGGATGGAGAGGCGTACAGTTGGGGCTTCAACGTCCAAAAACAGGCTGGACAGCCCGGTGATACTGATGAAGTTGTTCTTCCTACACTGTTGAGCAACAAACACGTCGACGGGAAGAAATTGGTCCTCGCTTCTGCTGGAGGCCAATTTAGCATGGTTGCTGGTGTGCACGATGCGAAAGTGAATGGTGTCAAGGAATGA